One window of the Podospora pseudopauciseta strain CBS 411.78 chromosome 4, whole genome shotgun sequence genome contains the following:
- a CDS encoding hypothetical protein (COG:S; EggNog:ENOG503PCPX) produces the protein MPSFDLSKPFYFCWRLFYFPKAFLLFPKAYLAWKASSTATMEAAGGIISLTWDVFDSTIRVFRFLTAMVEMPRDCEKYRLQLVIEYNRVLAWGKAAGLIDVPEGSTLGTVLGAEGIELAAILARIQWLLSEFRDYNARYGNELNPYVYDEDGKQIAKEIRGLERDEEKRASIDETDTTSAADADIVKDVSALAVSYEKEKKERRHLKGTNHIRGFLSKAGYHTKDMLTHPGRVRWLVMDGEEFKKLLEDLHFLTERLHELIRDHRDKRIDDITAKTYREMILTRNDIQDLRDMFDAVSGLVATSSRNHATAATLNNNDKTLQDLVQLKKLSRTSDAILSQLHDDNQPLKLSSLSDIITITVPEYTPATLDTSFGWNEDETAHPEYLPRPRGILTTPHGDIPVWIEWKSIGAFKPNSLQDKQSALRTVALAEMLHLPKPGSLPTCVGYFDDRAYNDTERYAWIFKFPEGSDYDTRIVSLYSLLGNRTYRPSLSQRVVLAEKLCSTVLNIHAVNWLHKGIFSENVLFCLDDERVAYDPTSPILSGFEFSRPDGTATTARDTDIVWDLYRWPGIQRQRPTERNSKKTYDLYSLGLVLLEVAHWEKLHVLMELGKGRKAKVVEGEEEKGYPNVSLEESKNVRDWLLGVRKEGAPFEINPLAELGGLVGERYARVVERCLWAHGERGFGVADGLLGVDGGLVLQEAFTEGVVEELRGIRL, from the exons ATGCCTTCCTTTGATCTTTCAAAGCCTTTTTACTTTTGCTGGAGGCTTTTTTACTTTCCAAAGGCATTCTTGCTCTTTCCAAAGGCCTACCTTGCTTGGAAGGCATCGTCAACTGCAACCATGGAAGCCGCAGGGGGgatcatctccctcacctgGGACGTCTTCGACAGCACCATCAGAG TGTTCCGGTTCCTCACGGCCATGGTTGAGATGCCAAGAGACTGCGAGAAATATAGGCTGCAGTTGGTCATCGAATACAACCGCGTCCTGGCCTGGGGTAAGGCGGCCGGCCTCATCGATGTGCCCGAAGGCTCGACTCTGGGTACCGTACTGGGAGCCGAAGGTATCGAGCTTGCAGCTATACTCGCCCGTATACAGTGGCTGCTCTCTGAGTTCCGTGACTACAATGCCCGGTACGGCAATGAGCTCAACCCATACGTCTatgacgaggatggcaaGCAAATAGCAAAAGAAATTAGGGGCTTGGAGCGAGACGAGGAGAAGCGAGCGTCTATCGACGAAACGGATACAACCTCGGCCGCAGATGCCGACATTGTGAAGGATGTCTCGGCTTTGGCGGTGTCCTacgaaaaagagaagaaggagcgcAGGCACCTCAAGGGAACCAACCATATCAGGGGCTTCCTCTCCAAGGCGGGTTACCACACCAAAGACATGCTCACCCACCCCGGCCGAGTGCGGTGGCTCGTCATGGACGGCGAGGAGTTCAAAAAGCTCCTCGAAGACCTCCACTTCCTTACCGAGCGTCTCCACGAGCTCATAAGAGACCACCGTGACAAGCGCATCGACGACATCACCGCAAAGACCTACCGGGAGATGATCCTTACCCGCAACGACATCCAAGACCTCCGCGACATGTTTGACGCCGTCTCCGGCCTTGTTgccacctcctcccgcaACCATGCCACCGCTGCCACCCtaaacaacaacgacaaaaCCCTGCAAGACCTTGTCCAACTTAAAAAGCTCTCCCGCACTTCAgacgccatcctctcccagctccacgacgacaaccaacccctcaagctctcctccctctccgacATCATCACAATCACGGTTCCCGAGTACACCCCCGCCACCCTCGACACCTCCTTCGGCTGGAACGAAGACGAAACCGCCCACCCCGAATACCTCCCCCGGCCCCGCggcatcctcaccaccccccacgGCGACATTCCAGTGTGGATAGAGTGGAAATCGATCGGGGCCTTCAAACCCAATTCCCTCCAAGACAAGCAATCCGCCCTTCGCACCGTCGCCCTGGCCGAGATGCTTCACCTCCCCAAGCCCGGCTCGCTACCCACCTGCGTCGGGTACTTTGACGACAGGGCTTACAACGACACGGAGCGGTACGCCTGGATATTCAAATTCCCCGAGGGCTCTGATTACGACACCCGGATTGTATCACTTTATTCCCTCCTCGGCAACAGGACCTACCGCCCGTCTCTGTCACAGCGGGTGGTCCTGGCAGAAAAACTTTGTTCTACCGTCCTCAACATTCATGCGGTCAACTGGTTGCACAAGGGGATATTCTCGGAAAATGTGCTTTTCTGCCTTGATGACGAGCGGGTGGCGTACGACCCTACCTCGCCCATCCTCTCGGGATTTGAGTTTTCTCGTCCCGACGGGACGGCTACGACGGCGAGGGATACGGATATTGTGTGGGATTTGTATCGGTGGCCGGGGATacagcggcagcggcctACGGAGAGGAATTCGAAAAAGACATATGATCTTTATTCtctggggttggtgttgttggaggtggcgCACTGGGAGAAACTCCATGTTCTTATGgagttggggaaggggaggaaagCCAAGGtggtcgagggcgaggaggaaaaggggtaTCCCAATGTTAGTTTGGAGGAGAGCAAAAACGTGAGGGATTGGCTTTTGGGTGTCAGGAAAGAGGGGGCGCCGTTTGAGATTAACCCTCTGGCGGagttggggggtttggtaGGGGAGAGGTAcgcgagggtggtggagaggtgcTTGTGGGCTcatggggagagggggtttggtgTGGCGGATGGGCtgttgggtgttgatgggggtttggtgttgcAGGAGGCGTTTaccgagggggtggtggaggagttgagggggaTTAGGCtttga
- a CDS encoding hypothetical protein (EggNog:ENOG503NV7Z; COG:C), with translation MDKHLKTLQSLSKTLTTLYQTRTPYRINHGSTNSTRPRPSSGTATVDISSLNNVLSVNKATKTALVEPNVPMDKLVEATLPHGLIPPVVMEFPGITAGGGFAGTAGESSSFKHGFFDDTVRQVEMVLGDGKIVRFGPDDEEKGDLFRGAAGAVGTLGVTTCLEIRLMDAKKFVKTRYHRARSVAETVEVIRREVRNDDNDYVDGILFSRDHGVVVTGELTDVKPRAAEPRTFSRAWDQWFYLHAQNQQQSEEYIPLAEYLFRYDRGGFWVGAAAFEYFKFVPFTRFSRWFLDDFLHTRMMYRALHGSGESARFVVQDVAMPFETTEAFVDYTAESLNIWPLWLCPLRRRAPPTFHPFTTVPEGVVREEEDMMLNVGVWGWGPDEPARFVEKNRELEAKVRELGGMKWLYAHTYYDQDEFWDMYNGRGWYDELREKYNAGHLPSVWDKVHVDPEAAGNKKRHWLKRQVPLGGFYGIWKSIQSKDYFLHRNAAWKWKGEE, from the coding sequence ATGGACAAGCACCTCAAAACCCTCcaatccctctccaaaaccctcaccaccctctacCAAACCCGCACCCCCTACCGCATCAACCACGGCTCAACAAACTCCACCCGCCCACGCCCTTCCTCCGGCACAGCAACAGTCGATATCTCCAGCCTGAACAACGTCTTATCCGTCAACAAAGCAACCAAAACCGCCCTCGTGGAACCAAACGTCCCAATGGACAAGCTGGTCGAAGCTACCCTCCCCCACGGCCTGATCCCCCCGGTAGTGATGGAGTTCCCAGGCATcaccgccggcggcggaTTCGCGGGCACAGCAGGGGAATCCTCCAGCTTCAAGCACGGCTTCTTCGACGACACGGTCAGACAAGTGGAGATGGTTCTCGGAGACGGGAAGATCGTACGGTTCGGACCTGACGacgaagaaaaaggggaCTTGTTCCGCGGAGCGGCCGGTGCGGTGGGCACGCTGGGGGTCACGACGTGTCTGGAGATTCGGCTGATGGACGCGAAAAAGTTTGTCAAGACGAGATACCACCGTGCCAGGAGCGTGGCCGAGACGGTCGAGGTGATCAGGCGGGAGGTCAggaacgacgacaacgactaCGTGGACGGCATCCTCTTCAGCAGGGACCACGGCGTGGTCGTCACGGGCGAGCTCACCGATGTCAAGCCCCGGGCGGCAGAACCACGGACGTTTTCCCGCGCGTGGGACCAGTGGTTTTACCTCCACGCCCAGAACCAACAGCAGTCCGAGGAGTACATCCCCCTGGCGGAATACCTCTTCCGGTACGACCGCGGCGGCTTCTGGGTCGGCGCCGCGGCCTTTGAGTACTTCAAATTCGTCCCCTTTACCAGGTTCTCCCGCTGGTTTCTGGATGACTTTTTGCACACCAGGATGATGTACCGCGCGTTGCACGGGTCTGGCGAGAGCGCGAGGTTTGTTGTGCAGGATGTCGCCATGCCGTTCGAGACCACCGAGGCGTTTGTGGATTACACTGCCGAGTCGCTGAACATCTGGCCTCTTTGGCTGTGTCCGCTCAGGCGGAGGGCTCCGCCGACGTTTCACCCTTTTACCACTGTTCCGGAGGGGGTCGtcagggaagaagaagacatGATGCTCAATGTGGGcgtttggggatgggggccGGACGAACCGGCAAGGTTTGTCGAAAAGAACAGAGAGTTGGAGGCAAAAGTCAGGGAGCTGGGGGGCATGAAGTGGCTGTATGCGCACACGTATTACGACCAGGACGAGTTTTGGGACATGTACAACGGCAGGGGGTGGTATGACGAGCTGAGGGAAAAGTATAATGCCGGCCACCTGCCGAGCGTCTGGGACAAGGTCCACGTTGACCCCGAGGCGGCCGGGAACAAGAAGAGGCACTGGCTCAAGAGGCAGGTGCCGCTGGGGGGGTTTTATGGTATTTGGAAGAGTATTCAGAGCAAGGATTATTTCCTGCATCGGAATGCGGCCtggaagtggaagggggaggagtga
- a CDS encoding hypothetical protein (EggNog:ENOG503PEUZ): MTDVVSAPQEEDEPRPPLPKKVSSLRTRPAARRVPTANRVTIAIPKPSPTSDVTSARSASGAGIQSPELNVTSTPWSKKLILTLDGGGIKGYSSLIVLQALMQEIARVEQDLDPRASSSAQTERIPRDQIPEDVFREDQYLPCHYFDYIAGTSVGGLIAIMLGMLGKSVDECISEFHRQNKNIPLTTDLAGGATIDFPLLYRRSTWPTKRTRAFFDTFAKFSVSSTTRNKTAVAATLPTPVSSRSSTPSNESTGFRKDAFQCQTLAWCTEVERHQPRRPYAFCTYKEEEEDDAGSLVSIPEVAKAITAPSSYSFKPFKLGSGSFVDGSKQIRDPTLEVLKEISSLLDDGEPSIDLLLSLGTDEHQAWFYEKLRAFTSSASTPLSANSTASRESLLDQERGKKYKTYYRFEAPDVKLGMRKKYYLSEIEEVTREWLSSKEQKEQIARYARWLVQRRRERARTTRWEGFALGVRYVCHHGDCKMPERVWESRGDYYDHLERRHGVGRLRAEEREGELDKGRRFGVGDGL, encoded by the coding sequence ATGACAGACGTCGTCAGCGCTCctcaagaggaagacgagCCACGTCCTCCGTTACCAAAAAAGGTGTCGTCGCTCCGAACCAGGCCGGCCGCACGTCGAGTCCCGACCGCGAACCGCGTCACGATAGCCATCCCGAAACCTTCCCCCACCAGCGATGTCACCAGCGCCCGCTCCGCTTCCGGGGCCGGTATCCAGTCGCCCGAACTTAATGTCACATCCACGCCATGGTCCAAAAAGCTTATTCTGAccctcgacggcggcggtATCAAGGGGTACTCGTCTCTGATAGTTCTGCAGGCGCTGATGCAGGAGATTGCGCGGGTTGAGCAAGACCTTGACCCGCGCGCCTCATCGAGCGCCCAGACTGAGCGGATACCCCGCGATCAAATCCCCGAAGACGTCTTCAGGGAAGATCAATATCTACCGTGCCACTACTTTGACTACATCGCGGGTACCAGTGTCGGAGGTTTGATCGCCATCATGCTGGGAATGCTTGGGAAGAGCGTCGATGAATGCATCAGTGAATTCCACCGCCAGAACAAGAACATACCTCTCACCACGGACCTTGCCGGCGGCGCCACGATTGACTTTCCACTGCTCTATCGCCGGAGCACCTGGCCGACCAAGCGCACCCGCGCCTTTTTCGATACGTTTGCCAAGTTTAGCGTCAGCTCTACAACCAGGAACAAGACCGCCGTCGCTGCCACTCTCCCAACACCGGTCTCTTCGAgatcatccaccccctcgaATGAGTCGACCGGCTTCCGGAAGGATGCCTTTCAATGTCAGACCCTGGCGTGGTGTACCGAAGTCGAGCGTCACCAACCGCGCCGCCCATACGCTTTCTGCACGTacaaagaagaggaggaagatgacgcCGGCAGTCTGGTCTCGATTCCCGAAGTCGCAAAGGCCATCACGGCGCCGTCGTCGTATTCCTTCAAGCCGTTCAAGCTAGGCTCGGGGTCGTTTGTGGACGGCAGCAAGCAGATTCGCGACCCTACTCTTGAAGTGCTGAAGGAAATCTCATCGCTGCTCGACGACGGCGAGCCCTCTATTGATTTGTTGCTGAGCCTGGGGACGGACGAGCACCAAGCCTGGTTTTATGAGAAGCTTCGGGCTTTTACCTCGTCTGCGTCTACTCCTCTTTCTGCGAACTCCACCGCTTCGAGGGAGAGTCTTTTGGATcaggaaagggggaaaaagTACAAGACTTATTACCGGTTTGAGGCGCCTGATGTCAAGCtggggatgaggaagaagtaCTATTTGAgcgagattgaggaggtcaCGCGGGAGTGGTTGAGTTCCAAGGAGCAAAAGGAACAGATTGCGAGGTATGCCCGGTGGCTGGTTcaaagaaggagggagagggcgaggacgacgaggtgGGAGGGTTTTGCGCTGGGGGTGAGATATGTCTGTCATCATGGGGACTGCAAGATGCCGGAGAGGGTGTGGGAGTCGAGGGGGGATTATTATGATCATTTGGAACGGAGGcatggggttgggaggttgagggcggaggagagggagggggagttggataaggggaggaggtttggtgttggggatgggcTTTGA
- a CDS encoding hypothetical protein (EggNog:ENOG503NVU7; MEROPS:MER0033274; COG:V) yields MTTTTLQEETLTAASLAGGDVPPTVSPTQPPTSDPSTYKFLKAMLPHLPLLLRTAVLHLLRLSPQSPYLDLKTALIVSVLRAYINPPNPKTISETKQFLNRFPSIKGKIWVATYSIPTPTPETQSAIQSLFSSAITALSHDGKTRLPSMPEVRSVEGEWTGYRANATSSSRLPEGLSQRELYSEMMKEATGKSTILYFHGGAYWLMDPATHRPTTKTLAKVTGGRCFSVRYRLAPEDPFPAAVMDGLVAYLGLLYPEEGAFHAAVPAEEIVFAGDSAGGNLCLSLLQLILHLHRSGRKEVMYNGRTVDIPIPAGLALNSPWTDVTHSSPSCVSNAPFDYLPEPSVLHSAESKRPACSIWPSTPKRRHIYVSDELMTHPLVSVVLAKSWEGAPPVYICTGWELLADEDKYLAKKMWEEDGVRVRLEEYEGMPHCFGLIFPGLKEARRCFSGWGGFIKEVVEGSGERGSRFLTVRAGTLEEVERKGEEVSRMRGEVVRRRMEGMLRGGPEAVAKL; encoded by the exons atgaccaccaccacactccAAGAAGAAACCctcaccgccgcctccctGGCAGGCGGCGATGTCCCCCCCACcgtctccccaacccaaccaccaacctcgGACCCATCAACCTACAAATTCCTCAAGGCCAtgctcccccacctccccttgCTCCTCCGCACCGccgtcctccacctcctccgcctctccCCCCAGTCCCCCTACCTAGACCTCAAAACCGCCCTCATCGTCAGCGTCCTCCGCGCCtacatcaacccccccaacccaaagaCCATCTCTGAAACCAAACAGTTCCTCAACCGCTTTCCCAGCATCAAAGGCAAGATCTGGGTCGCCACCTActccatcccaacccccaccccagaAACCCAAAGCGCCATCCAATCCCTCTTTTCCAgcgccatcaccgccctctcccacGATGGAAAAACTCGTCTGCCGTCAATGCCCGAGGTGAGGAGTGTGGAAGGTGAATGGACGGGCTACCGCGCCAACGCCACTTCCTCCAGCCGTCTCCCGGAGGGTTTGTCACAGAGGGAGCTGTACAGCGAAATGATGAAGGAAGCAACCGGCAAGTCAACAATCCTCTACTTCCACGGCGGCGCCTACTGGCTCATGGACCCGGCCACTCACCGCCCCACAACAAAAACACTGGCCAAAGTCACCGGGGGGAGGTGCTTCAGCGTGCGGTACCGTCTCGCGCCAGAGGACCCGTttccggcggcggtgatggacGGGTTGGTGGCTTACCTGGGGCTTTTATACCCGGAAGAGGGGGCTTTTCACGCTGCTGTTCCGGCGGAGGAGATTGTTTTTGCGGGtgatag TGCTGGTGGCAACCTCTGCTTGTCGCTGTTGcagctcatcctccaccttcacAGATCAGGCCGGAAGGAAGTGATGTACAACGGCAGAACAGTCGACATCCCAATCCCGGCAGGCCTGGCGTTGAACTCCCCCTGGACGGACGtcacccactcctccccgtcTTGTGTGTCAAACGCACCGTTTGATTACCTACCCGAACCATCTGTTCTCCACTCTGCAGAATCCAAACGCCCTGCTTGCTCCATCTGGCCTTCTACCCCCAAACGTCGCCACATTTATGTCTCTGACGAATTGATGACCCACCCGCTGGTGTCGGTGGTTCTGGCAAAGAGCTGGGAGGGAGCGCCGCCGGTTTACATCTGTACAGGCTGGGAGCTGCTCGCGGATGAGGATAAGTATCTCGCGAAAAAGATGTGGGAAGAGGACGGGGTGAGGGTTAGGTTGGAGGAGTACGAGGGCATGCCGCACTGTTTTGGGTTGATTTTCCCGGGCttgaaggaggcgaggaggtgtttttcggggtggggggggtttatcaaggaggttgttgagggaagtggggagagggggagtaGGTTCTTAACTGTTAGGGCGGGGacgctggaggaggtggagaggaagggggaggaggttagtcggatgaggggggaggtggtcaggaggaggatggaggggatgttGAGGGGAGGGCCGGAGGCGGTTGCGAAGTTGTGA
- the VCX1 gene encoding Vacuolar calcium ion transporter (EggNog:ENOG503NU56; COG:P) has translation MSFHVQTRQILRRVTTGKAPHETGSPSMDDEESPLLGHRIANGGSEANFWKHLLLDRTSSPGTKSPNALVRLPAHFFNVFKITLLSSWINVLLVFVPFGLIAGTYEWNPTLVFTLNFFAIIPLAAILSFATEEIAARLGETLGGLVNATLGNAVELIVSIVALRANQVEIVQASMLGSILSNLLLVLGMCFFLGGLTNMRDADGNAIEQSFSAGTAQTTCSLMTLASATMILPAALYGVLDSGSDKEEVALLLSRCSSVVLLFLYVMYLIFSLRSHKRLFESEAGPNAGEEEEHDPLLGPWSAGIVLLLTTLVISFCADHMVNSIDAVAESGALNKTFIGLILIPIVGNAAEHVTACVVAVKNKMDLAMGVAIGSSIQISLLVTPSLVLLGWAIGVPMTLRFETFQTVAFAVSVLVVTYTVQDGKSNYLEGAMLLGLYMIIALAFWASG, from the exons ATGTCCT TTCACGTTCAAACCCGCCAGATCTTGCGCCGAGTAACCACCGGCAAAGCACCTCACGAAACAGGCTCGCCCAGcatggatgacgaggagagcCCCCTCTTGGGCCATAGGATCGCTAATGGCGGCTCCGAAGCCAACTTTTGGAaacaccttcttcttgatcgcACCAGCAGCCCTGGAACCAAGAGTCCCAACGCTCTGGTCCGGCTGCCGGCGCATTTTTTCAATGTCTTCAAGATCACATTGCTCAGCT CTTGGATAAACGTTCTCCTTGTTTTTGTTCCCTTTGGGCTCATCGCCGGCACGTACGAGTGGAACCCAACATTGGTTTTCACCCTCAACTTCTTcgccatcatccccctcgccgccatcctctccttTGCGACGGAGGAGATTGCTGCTCGGCTTGGCGAGACTCTCGGTGGCTTGGTCAACGCCACGTTGGGCAATGCCGTCGAACTTATT GTCAGTATCGTGGCCTTGAGGGCCAACCAGGTGGAAATCGTTCAGGCCTCCATGTTGGGCTCAATCCTCTCGAACCTCTTGCTTGTCCTGGGCATGtgcttcttcctcggtgGCCTCACCAACATGCGCGACGCCGACGGAAACGCGATTGAGCAGAGCTTCTCTGCGGGCACGGCCCAGACGACATGCTCTCTCATGACGCTTGCATCGGCAACCATGATTCTGCCGGCCGCTCTGTACGGCGTCCTGGACAGCGGCTcggacaaggaggaggtggcccTGCTTCTTTCTCGCTGCTCGTCGGTCGTTTTGCTCTTTCTCTACGTCATGTACCTGATCTTCTCTCTCCGTTCACATAAGCGCCTGTTCGAGTCCGAGGCTGGTCCCAAcgctggagaggaggaggagcacgACCCGCTCCTTGGCCCCTGGTCGGCTGGCATCGTGCTGTTGCTCACCACCCTGGTAATCAGCTTTTGCGCCGATCACATGGTCAACAGCATCGACGCCGTGGCCGAAAGCGGTGCCCTCAACAAGACGTTTATCGGCTTGATTCTCATCCCGATTGTCGGCAACGCGGCGGAGCATGTTACTGCCTGTGTGGTGGCTGTGAAGAACAAGATGGATCTGGCCATGGGTGTTGCGATTGGGTCTAGCATCCAGATTTCGCTGCTGGTGACTCCGTCGTTGGTTCTGCTGGGCTGGGCGATAGGTGTGCCCATGACACTCAGATTCGAGACATTCCAGACGGTGGCTTTTGCTGTGTCGGTGCTCGTGGTGACATACACGGTGCAGGACGGCAAGTCAAACTACCTGGAGGGAGCCATGTTGCTGGGGCTTTACATGATTATTGCCTTGGCTTTCTGGGCGAGTGGGTAA
- the PEX14 gene encoding peroxisomal membrane protein pex14 (EggNog:ENOG503NZWU; BUSCO:EOG092643S6; COG:M; COG:O; COG:U), producing the protein MAILLQDPSVAASPIDKKVAFLQAKNLTQEEVNVALARVGAGVAPPQAYTSQAVIPAQQQQQQHQPPQQYYGQQYPPQQQYPPYGWQPQPQQQTVPPRRDWRDWFIMATVVSGVSYGLFSLGKRYVYPLIAPPTPERLERDKKSIDEQFEKTFALVEQLAKDTEALKATETERTEKLDTALNELETVIGDLKSANRRRDDEAQRVRDDVQSLKDSIPRALNNQKDLTDTRLREVNAELKSLKTLITQRMNPTATSTSVNNYLRPSTGGTTPAASPAAVTPAAPATVENGDEAPKTTTYSDYLTGNHNRTGSASASSPFNSGMTAKASIPAWQMMASKKGAVAAAAGPSSSSSTEGGEAAAAAESSGNSTDTPAASS; encoded by the exons ATGGCTATTC TCCTGCAAGACCCCAGCGTCGCCGCGTCCCCGATCGACAAGAAGGTCGCCTTCCTGCAAGCAAAGAACCTGACCCAGGAAGAGGTAAACGTTGCCCTCGCTCGCGTCGGTGCTGGCGTAGCGCCGCCACAAGCATACACATCCCAGGCCGTAATCCCagcacaacagcaacaacaacaacaccaaccaccccaacagTACTACGGGCAGCAATACCCCCCACAGCAGCAATACCCCCCATACGGATggcaaccacaaccacagcagcaaacaGTCCCACCTCGGCGTGATTGGCGTGACTGGTTCATAATGGCTACTGTCGTCAGCGGCGTCTCCTACGGCCTCTTCTCCCTAGGGAAGCGCTACGTCTACCCCCTCAtcgcccccccaacccccgaaCGGCTGGAGCGAGACAAGAAATCCATCGATGAGCAATTCGAAAAGACGTTTGCCTTGGTGGAGCAGCTGGCCAAAGACACGGAAGCCCTCAAGGCCACCGAGACGGAACGCACCGAAAAGCTCGACACGGCCCTCAACGAACTCGAGACGGTGATCGGAGACCTCAAGTCGGccaaccgccgccgcgaCGACGAGGCGCAGCGGGTTAGGGATGACGTCCAGAGCCTCAAGGACTCAATCCCCCGCGCGTTGAACAACCAAAAGGACCTCACTGACACCAGGCTGAGGGAGGTCAATGCTGAGCTCAAGAGCTTGAAGACGTTGATCACGCAGCGGATGAACCCGACTGCCACTTCAACCAGTGTGAATAATTATCTTCGCCCGTCCACCGGCGGAACCACTCCTGCTGCTAGCCCGGCTGCTGTGACGCCCGCGGCCCCGGCTACGGTTGAGAATGGGGATGAGGCTCCCAAAACTACGACGTATTCGGATTATTTGACTGGTAACCACAACCGGACCGGTTCCGCTTCTGCCTCGTCGCCTTTTAACAGCGGGATGACGGCCAAGGCGTCGATTCCGGCTTGGCAAATGATGGCTTCGAAGAagggtgctgttgctgcggcggcggggccgtcgtcgtcgtcatcgacggagggtggtgaggcggcggcggcggcggagagcAGTGGGAACAGCACTGATACCCCTGCTGCGAGCTCGTAG